In Bdellovibrionales bacterium, the following proteins share a genomic window:
- a CDS encoding DUF2183 domain-containing protein produces the protein MKFILILILSITFAGPVWGRMLVVSDIDDTLKVSHVKSFFDSLANANKAGPVFRGMVDIYNELVTQNDLDLIYVTNAPESLMYSSHTYFIQYNGFPQSPIYFWTQGEQSLHKLNVISQLLDTQKYDAAILIGDNGEKDTKIYAEIRQRYPQIKIKILIRTLYADGTPLVAPAKAFMHPGELSLPLCRAGLLDIQKEQSFRRRMNSEIKNKIETENQVFEQEWTVKVPLIKESPCK, from the coding sequence ATGAAATTCATTCTTATTTTGATTTTAAGTATTACTTTTGCCGGCCCAGTGTGGGGTCGAATGCTTGTCGTGTCGGATATTGATGACACTCTCAAGGTGTCTCATGTGAAAAGTTTTTTTGATAGCTTAGCCAATGCCAATAAGGCCGGGCCTGTGTTTAGAGGAATGGTAGACATTTATAACGAGCTCGTTACGCAGAATGATCTCGATTTGATTTATGTCACCAACGCTCCCGAGTCCCTTATGTATTCAAGTCATACCTATTTTATTCAGTACAATGGATTTCCTCAGAGTCCCATTTATTTTTGGACACAGGGGGAGCAGTCTCTGCATAAATTAAATGTCATCAGTCAGTTGCTCGACACGCAAAAGTACGATGCGGCTATTCTTATTGGGGATAATGGCGAAAAGGATACAAAGATTTACGCGGAGATTCGGCAACGTTATCCTCAAATTAAAATAAAGATTCTTATTCGAACGCTGTATGCGGACGGAACCCCGTTAGTCGCACCAGCAAAAGCGTTTATGCACCCGGGAGAGCTATCCCTGCCCCTGTGTCGTGCTGGTTTACTCGATATTCAAAAAGAACAGAGTTTTCGTCGGCGAATGAATAGCGAAATTAAAAATAAAATAGAAACAGAAAATCAGGTCTTCGAACAAGAGTGGACCGTCAAAGTCCCACTAATCAAAGAGAGTCCTTGTAAATAG